The DNA window acttagtcgcataaaaggtttctaaccttttccacaaagcGAATGAGATTTtttccatcaatacctcctgcaataccctaTTTATGAGGCACAATTGGATTGCAGACAAGACCTTTTCATCAAACTCTTCCCATTCTAATTGATGTAGATTCTTAGGCTTTTTCCCGATAATGACCTTTTTCAGGCCGGCATGAACAAGAATTGCCATCATCTgaacttgccacaaattgaaatttatgaaaccatcgaacttctcaatatCAAACCTTGTTGCTTCCATCACTGAACAGACTGATCTTGGGAAATCAAAATAGCTCTTATACCAGTTTATTGGGGACAAATTCGGTTAAGCAACGAATAAGTAAaagaatgaagaaattaaaaaatctaacacaaatattttacgtggaaaaacacTTCTGATGAGGATAAAAATCGcgagtaaagataattttactaaaacgacaaaagaacaaagagtataaaagatGGAAATAAACTAAACTCTGAAACTCGAAAAacaaaaaccctcaaaacgtaaacacaaaattctccgaaagcttgtaaaagctaatacctaaatgtgttatgggtttagtcatttttttctaaggttgtaaaagagtctatttataggctaagtTCATAggtcaattaataataaaataatctacactaatcagactttgattgaaacaaataatcagagtttaactagaagaagaaaatcgagaaaattGGATGAAACATCGCCACGTGGCTTATCGGCTCATCGCGACGTCGTCTCTTACTTCGCCATTTAAAAGTTGTCGCGTCGTCGAGATGAGGAGCTCCTCCTTGTTGTGACGTCATAGCCTGATTGTGCCCAAATTTGACCGAAATGCAAGATATACACAGCAAATCTCAACCAAATAATCAAAGAACTCACTCTTCAAGTTGGtttttacaaaaaagaaaaaaaatctctcCGAAGAACAATACACTCAGTAAAAAGAGAAATTGTGATGAATTTCTCGATTCTACAACAAAGTCGGGGAAGAGAGCTAAccattttatcaaattttaagaAGAAACTTTATGAGCTTTATGTTAAGAATTAATGTGGTATAATTTATAAGATTACCACACAATATATCTATTTTAAACTTTGGGAATAAAATTCTatattaatgaatatattttgttttttacattttaatacattcactaattattttatattatttctttaactATTGGTTATTTTGCTTTATGTTTTGAAAGCAAATGTtagcattttaatattttaaccaaCTAATtgcttttttaaaattaaatatgttaatatttagtttaatcacccaaaatgtaatattttacttatgaaatattattaaaactaaaaaattattaacttgtAATGACTATTCATCTGAGTTTTACATTGTTAATCTTATAaacatttcttttattcttttggaataatatatattaaaaatataaattgtagtaattagtattattttgaggtacacatatatatttaatgcaataatattgtaaatcctaataaaaatgttaaaaaatattaacaaaaatacattatattattactttatataCCAGGATGTGCCCCATAAATCAAGTGAATAATTATACTACACATTGATACCTGCACAACAAAAACTTATTTGTGAATTTAaagcatttttattaaaaaaaacttatttttaaaataaaacatttttaatttgacaagcttttaaattttgaattttgaatttttttaaatttttatattgctCTAAGAAAATCTAAgaattgatatatttaaaaagaagatttaaattattatatttgtagtaataatatgaaaaataaaaatatttataaaggtTCTAACAGATGTGCCGCCCCCAGTCAAACTCCCCACCTAACAATGTCTTCTGTAGTAATAAAAATATTCTAGaaccaaaattttaaagtttgcgtggtgaaatattttacatgataattttacaatttttttaataaatggtcAAGGACGACTAACATGATTAGTTTTATAGGTTTTCCACACCTtctattttacatataaaattctttttcatTCTAATTTTTCCAAACAATCGTTTAACATGCTAATATTGCACTAAACTATACATATTAAAGATATAAAACATTGACATCAtgaattcttttttaaattttattttttccattattttgatactttatttcaaatattaaattgtttttcttaatttatataaactatcaaattttaaacattaaaaatttatattattttgtttttactttcttAATCATAATATTCTTAAAATGtttcaaattttatcataaataaatataaatattaaaattgatacatAGAGAGAAACCTTAATTCCAGTTTCCAAAGTTACTTTTATCAATTCCCCAGTTTTAATTCAGTCAGAAGTTGATTtatactcttttttttaattttaattattgtgaTTTAAAAACCATTTCTCCCTTTCTTCTTATTAAGCATCATAATgattgtttaattttataaaaagaagtcatttagtttttaatttttttttgttatttttaatttttaattttgcaatatttgaaaaatcatcctaaaaagaatagaaaaatatataacgAATATATATGAATTGTCACAAGAAGATCacataaacaattaattaattttttaaaatttaaaaaaaatattaaaatttaactattataaCGAATAATTGTTATAAAAATGAAAGGGAGAATATAGAATAAGAGGGAGGTGGTGTGGCCAACAAGCATGGGGTAGAGGCTAGGGGTGAGCTTTTGATTAagtcaaaaaatttcaagtcagtcgAGTTgataaatcatattttaacagttgagctcaatttgaatttttttcgaatcgaatcaacaaatttcgagtcgagttaacaatccaattatttatacttaatgttgtATTACATGGACCGAATATTtaattagtagacaaagtataatattatttaattacataaacaaTGCTATGGTTTTGcttttaatttaatgtgtaaaTACTTATCAAAAGGacgtaattttatcttttttattcgaattttcgaataattcaattgtgtaattcatattcgagttaaataaaaaatttattttttattcaagttgatacaaataattcaattaactcaaattatttaattcaaaatttaaatttttttatcaaatttttcgaatcgaattagATTTTGTTCACCGAAGAAAATATTTAGGGATGAAGagttttttttaccaaaataagttttagaaatttaaaaatgcAAAATCGATCTTGTTTAGCGATTCACCTaattaatgtatatttttaaatttatgcttGAGATTGATAAAATCAACTTTCGAAATTGAACTAGAGAGCTGACAAATTGGGAAATCTGTTTATACATTGCATTTTAAAAGACGTATTAGTTTGATAATTAgttaaaagggtaaattataaaaatagccatttttatttgtttcatattacattttagtcatttatgtttgaaatgttatgttttattcacttatattatcgttttgttacgaagtggtcacccTACTGTTAAGTTCGTTACCTCCCTAACAGCGGTCATATGTGACAATCCAAATAGGCTTTAAATACCAATTTGAATGTCCTACGTGACAgcctaaattaaatttatttaattaaaaacctattttcattcaacaattgaacattcaagttggcatttaaaatgcAGTTGGACTGTCACGTAGGATTGTCGTTAAGGAGATTAACCGAGTTTAATGGTAGAGTGAtcatttcgtaacaaaacgataacgtaaataACCaaaacgtaaatgactaaaatatgaCTTGAAGTAAATAAAAGCGACTACTTTTATAGGTCAACTATAATTAAAAgatgtattaaattaaaaaaatttaataacaaatcCAAACCCAAATATGAAAATGAAGTGGGCACactaataaatatatatgaacTTCAAATGCTTTGACTACATTATTAAATAAAAGCCGTTAATTTTTTCCCTGATAAATTGGAAATGGGTGTGTACTGTATACTGTGGTGCGTGGACACAGATTATTAAATGTTAGTTTAAAAAGAAAAGGTTGGAGACAGCAGTTGGGCTAAAACGATAGGTGTTTTGACCctttagggcacgtttggttcgctgtattggattagaggtgtattggattagaggtgtaatggaatagatgtgtaatagcaaatcaactgtttggttgaatgtaatggaatagaggcgtaatagtaaaactgtgtttggttgaatgtaatagaggtgtaatagcataatggaaaaaactaaaatgaccagaatacccttagcataaatttgttttggtaaatgattattgttattgttatttaaattttaataagattatttattatcaaaaataaataatttaatcatatttaaacataattattatttaatatattttaattaaaatatataatttaataaaattcttaataattagcagaaatttgttttggtaaattattttatttaaattttaataagattattaatatcaataataaataatttaatcatatttaaacataattattattaaatatattttaattaaaatatataatttaataaaattcttaataattaatattcttatatgaatttactcaaatcataatatatgatactgtaaaatataaattaaaataataattattaaatatattataattaaaatatataatttaataaaattcttaataattaatagtcttatatgaatttactcaaatcataatatatgatactataaaagaaaatttgaaataattaatattaaatatattttaattaaaatatatgatttaataaaatttaaaataattataactaataaattatattttatgaatttgtataatttaaaataataattattacatataatttaattattacatataaaattagtttaattaaggtaacctaagtttaaaacaaataaaataaagaatgaggATTTGGTTTAGTGTATTAAGTATATCTATTTTGTTgacaatattcttatatgaatttatatactcatttccttttatatattaatataccaCATTAAccggtatatatttatattaatggcACAAAAAATTTGGGAGAAGATTTTTGAGGACTGCTTTTGTTTACAAATAACATCATTCATTCTGTGGGGAAAAAATTATAAACACTCTTGTTTACAAAAGATCATCAATACAAACTACTATAGCAGCCATAAAATTATTATTGCAATTCCACCCAAAGTATATGGACGACATCCCATTGCCTCAGCACTAACATAGcacattatttttcttaattgaaCAATTGGGCAATAAACTGATTTAAACAACAAAGTTGAGTTAGTAAAGGAGGATATGGCagctattaaaaaaaacatatcttACATCTAGATCATACTTTTTAAAACAATCTTCACATAGTGCCCTATCATATGTcctctttgttttatttattttccacatTAGCATGTTGCATCAAAGCTGGACATTGACAACAAATATGCCCCTCACTATAATCACTAAGGAGGAAATATTTGAAGCAAAGGCATTATTATAAATCAAATGGTCTCAGTTTTGTCCTACCAGTATATGCATCACTGACAATTATCTACACAACATTTTATATTTGCTAAGCTAAATAATGAAATACCTTGAAGAAATTGCTACACCTATATAGGTATGCCCTACAAAAAGGATCTTTCCGTGTAGcgctccaataatcattacaacAAACTAATTCAACCAAAAAATAATcagttaaaaatatatttttttgaaagttcAGCAATCTCTAAGTTACTTGGAAGTTCAAACCTTCACATAGTTTTAGTTTATATCCATACATCATTTCTCTAGCTTTTACTTTAAACATAAATTTGTTACCACAAAAGCAAATAGCAATAGCAACAACAAATAAGCTTTCATTATATTTGAGTTCACAGACAAATGTATTCACCCATCACATTCTCATTGGTCCAACCATATCACTTCCTATTCCAGACTCCTGAGTAGTTGAAATACATCATTGAGCACCTCACAGGTTCAAAGAGTGCCCCCGAAAAACTATACTTCATCATTTAGAAAAGGAAATCTTATAAAATTCAGCTTTCACAATCTTTCCATCCACTTATTCCCAATATGTTCTTgcttctttacatttttaatccAACTCAATGTATAATCCAACATTTTCCTACTCCTTGGCCAAGAAATAACTATTTACTGCACTAACATTTTCCAATATCCTGTCATCTTTACCAGCTCCCAGACAATGTCAACAAGATTATAGCAAAATTAATACTAAATGGAAAGTAAATGCCCCTTCTTTGGCAGTAAGAAAAGctttcagctaccaaattttgcTGTTTCTATGGATGTGAAGAAAACTAATGCCTCTGatcatatcaaaataataataatcaagacTACAGTTCAACAAAAGTTAATTCACAAATCATAGAGCAAAGGCAAGAAAACCTTCTTTTCAGCTTCCAACATTGTATGGTAGTTCTTTGATGCGCGCTGTAATGCTCTTAATGCATGGTTCCGGTTCCAAAATAATTGTTATTGCATGGTACACCATGCCCACCAGCCCCCATGCGAAGAATAATTGTTATTGCAGGATTAATGAATGCATGCTGACTTCTACGAATCTGCATAAACCAAATGAAAATTATAagcataaacaaattaaaaataataatctccACCATGGTCAAGTCAATTCATGtaacatttataaaataattttttttaatatcacaGAACTAACTTTAACTAACTTATCAGAAGAACAAAGTTTACCTCATCTATATCCCCAAATGGTATCACCACCTGTCATGTAAAAAAAGGATTGTTAAGATTTGAAACACTGAACATCTCTTTTCGGTTTATAATGCCATAGAAGGTGTCAAATCTATTTCTTTTACTATCTTTATATAGTTCAATTGTTTTTGCCTTTAGAAAAGGAAGATGGGGAGATTTTAATGTGAAAGTTTACATGTCTCTGGATTCTACTGTAGGTAAAATTGCCATTAATTCAGCATATATTTTGACAGGGTTACTGAAATTCAACAGGCTAAACCTTGGTAAATTATTAACCAAAATTACAACCTAACCTTCATTTGTTTTGAGAACACATTAGAATGGAAACAAATGTGCCATGCGGAGACATACATACGACCATGGTACAAGAATGATCTCTCAAGTGCACATGAGTAACTATGCTCCACAACCTGAAAGAAAATGCCTGTTAGATAACCCAAGGCCTGAAGTGATTAAAAGGGATTACCTAGAACTCCTATTTGTTAGTACAACcatatcatgccaaatttatttataaataaaacttacaaataCAATCTAAGAAACTTGCCTCATCTGGAAGGAGCTTAAATATTGTTTGTAAAGGCCCTGGCTTTTGATGAACCACAGTAGGTCCTTGTTTATCTGAAGAAATCCTTCTTCGAGTATTAGCTCCAGCATATCCATTCATACCCCTGTTAGTAAAAGCTCTCCAGTTTGCAAATCCAATGAAAATAGTTGATGATAAGTGAGATATCAAACGAAAAGCTTTTGATATGATAACAAAAAGAAGTAATTCAGATTGAGCTAATGACCACATGATAGTCTTAAGATGTGAAAGATAGATGGTAGGAAATCATTTTCATTCACTCTCTTCTGAATCATCACCACTACTGTCTTGTGAATCAATTTTCATAGCCTTCACAACATTGCTTGCTTTAAAATCTTCAACAGCCTTGTCAAAAGTGGTAGGACTATTATCAGTGAAAGACCCGTGTTCTATTGTTTCCTTTAATCCAATTTCTAGATTTCCATACCAAGAAACAAAACTattaaaaggatgaaatttaatCCAATAATCATTgggaaaacatatttttaaataaaaaataaggttGTATCTTCCTTACCGGTTCCAATGGACAGAACATAGTTTCACCGATAGAGAGGAACAGAAAACGTGAGAAGGAGGCTGCTTTCTGATTGGTGTTCAAAGTCCAGTTGTAACGCCAAAGAGAGGTAAAACAGAAAGGTAAAAGCGTGAATCGGTGGAGATAGAAAGGTAAGACAGAAAGGTGAGGAGAGTGGAGAAGAAAGGTAGAAGGAAGAAACAGAATACGGTGGATTTTGGGTAAGACAGAAGCGTGAAtcaggagggtaaaacagggaccaAAACTCAATCCAGACCTAGCACAAGGAAGGGATTGGAAATCGGTGGAATTTGGGGATTAGATCAGTAATGGAATAGACCCGTATTAGGctaatacacccaaccaaacaatgTATTAAGTGGGGCCCACGATTAGGGGTGTAATgactatgccaatacacccaaccaaacatggtgttagTGTTTCAGGGGACATTTTGGGGAATTTGTTATGGGTGATGATTGCTTCTACAATGGtccattattttaatgttttcttttaattattattgtaagCAGATCTGAAAATATCTGTCATTGGTGTTTAGATTCCCGTGTTTCACAACGGTAAGTCCAATTATCCACGTAGAATGAAAGTTCGAAGGGATAGATtgggtaaattttattaaattttatttattcaagttgttaatttttaagtttgacTTGTGACTatggaatttaaatatttttgggttGAGATGTCTTTACAGTGTTTGAAGATTTATCTCTTAACTTCAAAATGCACcttgaatcacttgattttgaATTCGGAAACTCAAGTTATGATCATATTTTAGTGAAGATTACGCAAGTAAAATTTATGGACGAGATTGTTACGAAAATTATGAGTTTCAGGATTTTAATTCGAATTTAAATCATATTGCGTTCGATTTTTAGGCTTAGCTTTTATTATATATTAgcctaatattgtatttattaagcattattatttcattatttatttatttcgaatgctatatatattttcaagtattttaaattattttaaattatttaagaattttatgtcaaaaagaaagtttagtttaaaactacttcttatttagattaattagagtttcaatataaaaatttttatttggatgtacttaaCTAGCCTATATAAAGACCTCTTCAGCCACTTCTCTCTTtgagttaataaaattttatttgagttttcctttaaaagagttttaacaatattttcatATTGTGgaaatcattttcaaactttttcttatCTAGTTTTCTTTCATGGAGGGAAAATTACAGTTTTTTGAAGGGAGTTTTGGATTCATCTGGTTTCCAAGGCTCTTTAGGACCTCTATATGCCACTTTCCATCTACTTTTAGAGGTGAGCAAAATCTAATTCGATTCGATaaactcgataaaaaatttaaattttgaattaaatagtttgagttttttgagttaatcgagttattcagatcaactctaataaaaaaatcaaaattttcggtttaactcaaatatgaattacatatttcgagttatccgaaaatctaaataaaaaaatgtaaaactacgtcgttttgataaatcttaaattaatatttttaatccaTCAGCCTTACTTTCCTTCCTGTTATTCTAAATCCCCCctactttccttttctttttttctcaaaatcttTGATTCTTTCCCCACGCTTGACGCCCCCCACTTTTAATTGTTTACCTATTGTTGGCTTCTTGTTTGGTCCCATGACCATGGTCCCACAGGTCACAACCACCATCAATTGTTTAAAGTGagactataatttttttttttttggctttgtgcgtgtgagtgagtgagtgagtgTTTTCACGTTTGGTTCTATAATGACTTTGTGCCGAGAACATGGGAGGTTTCTTTCTAGAACAATAGAACCTTGTATATTTGCTATTTCTCCTTAGTTCTCTGTTTAGTTCTCACGATATTTCAGTTTTTGCTATCAGATAATCTAAAAACCTTTTCTTTGTAGAACAAACATTAATTGTCAATACTTTAGGCATGAAACTCTTCATTGTTTTCATGTTTTCCTTTGCCTTTACATTGGTTTTTCAGCAAACCACCTATGTCTTTATACATATCAAACTGCTTCATCAGGGAAGATGAGAATTAAAATTTGCAACATATCATAACATATAGCTTGACTTTTCAATATGAAAGCTCACCTTCAATTGGGTCTCTGCTCTGATTTtttgagtttatttatttatttttccatagtttgaaaatatatttgactAAAGCTTACAAATGTTGAGATtcttagcacatatatttcaaCTTTTACTTACCAGTTTAAGAAATATCCCTCTTTTTTTGTTTAGCATTTTACgtgtaaatataccatttttatatttatatataatttatttactttagaTGATGCTTTAGAATGGTAAAAGATCCAACTTTAAACTTACTTGAATCATGTTGGcttagagtttttttttcttgttaattATACCATAAGAGATGCATGAACTAATCTTGAATAAAGGAGAAAagtaattttttgttaatttggcaATTTGCAATTTGCAATTTACATGGCAATACCAAAATACCTATAAACTCTCTTGTAAGTGGAAATATTTTTGGATTTATAAATTGTTTGTTCCATCATTTTAAATTCTACAATAATTTTACacattaaaaatgaataataaatgtaGAAATCCTAAAATTTTGGCAAATAATGCTATTGTAGCCTTCATTTCTTAtgatttatcatatttaattcatttttaattattaataactctatatatattcatttttttctcaTGTTACATAGTTTGACAATGATAGGAAAGAATTTTTGGTGTCTACTGAAGAAAGGACAAGATTATTGATTTGTTTATAGCTCAACTTTGTACATATAGTTGAATGAGGTATGTATAGGGGCGAACCCAGTAGGGGTTGGCTGGGGCTCTATTGAAGCTTACTCATGTCATTTTCCCGTTTCTTTGTAGATAACGTTTTGTGAGATCATACGATTGGATCAACCTGAAGATCATACTATCCAGATATCTGTCGGTAAATTTTGACATGTTTACCTTTgggttatatgacatgtaataggtGTCTTGTATGTGTTTTGGATCATTATTACTTGTGATACATATTATACTTGGATTATGTTATGTAAACTTGATTTTGGCTCACTTGTATATATGTCTTTGGCTTTTGGCTTGTAAAGATTCATATGTATATGTTTTGGCCATTTTGGTTTAAGCTACTTGTGAATGAATATGTTATGGTAGAAGTAGGTATGAATGGTATGGATTAATTGTAAGTTTAGTGTGTGTTTAAAGTAAGTACTTGTGaaatttgaatgtgaattggatagagtatgaaatgtggtgccattgagagcatattggttaggcacttaggttgaatgttttgcttgtttgaatgtgttttgaaggcGTGCAAATGTTTGATATTGGTTTGGCTTGGCACCTAAGAAATGGGTAGTGTTTTGGCTTATTTTAGAAGTCATTTTAGGTGCACACGACCTAGGACACAGactatcacacggtcgtgtgccataAATGGTCtcctcacatggtcgtgtgtcatttTGATTTCAAGTGTAGGGTTTTCCACAGGctatcacatggtcgtgtgccataCATTATACGTCAGGATTTAActtgttaaaattttaagaagTGGCGGACTGTACTACAATAGTGTGCCAAAAAAGGTAACTTTCACATCTATTCTACTTTCTCTCAAATCCGTCAATTTTAAGGTGGGACATGAAAGTAACCATTTATCAAAATTCATTGTAAAGAAATCTTTATGATGATACATTAGAACTAACCTTTTCCATACAACTAGAATCATTGGGAATGTTCTTAGGACATGGCCAATATTCTCCATTTTATGGCCATAGATATAACACGACCCATCATTCTTTAAGCCCTTTTTGCATCTTTCTTCATTGGTAAGCAAATGGCCTTGCATGCAGAACCAAAGGAATTGCCTTATCCTATACGGAACCTGAATTCTCCAAATCATTTTccattttgcattcatttcattccAAGAGTCCTGCTTGAGGGATTTATACCCCTTAGTTATTGTGTAATTAACCGATGCAATAGCCTTCCACATACAAATATCTCAACCTTAGGTTTCCAGCTGTGGTCGCGATTCAACTAGCAAATGAATAATCTCATGTGacaattcaccaaaaaaaaaggcCAATTCCACTTTCCATTTAATGTCACCATCTCGTATACAGAAGCT is part of the Gossypium hirsutum isolate 1008001.06 chromosome D11, Gossypium_hirsutum_v2.1, whole genome shotgun sequence genome and encodes:
- the LOC107913311 gene encoding BAG-associated GRAM protein 1-like, producing MWSLAQSELLLFVIISKAFRLISHLSSTIFIGFANWRAFTNRGMNGYAGANTRRRISSDKQGPTVVHQKPGPLQTIFKLLPDEVVEHSYSCALERSFLYHGRMYVSAWHICFHSNVFSKQMKVVIPFGDIDEIRRSQHAFINPAITIILRMGAGGHGVPCNNNYFGTGTMH